The following coding sequences lie in one Lolium perenne isolate Kyuss_39 chromosome 2, Kyuss_2.0, whole genome shotgun sequence genomic window:
- the LOC139835623 gene encoding uncharacterized protein gives MSSCDEFDLSDSSSSDDSDLDELLQDDEMEATMLLLSVKDLDDRAKLLNRRRGSVFGRNHIQRNRLLGHEQLMEDYFAEVPTYPPHLFRRRYRMRRSLFVRIVKAYEANSNYFKQRRNAVGVMGFSAFQKISAGMRVINYGIPADYTDEYLRIGEDTTTESVRRFARMIIKLFGPTYLRAPNEDDTKRLMEINEEKG, from the coding sequence ATGAGCTCGTGTGATGAGTTCGATCTATCGGATTCGTCGAGCTCCGACGATTCCGACCTCGACGAGTTGCTCCAGGACGACGAGATGGAGGCCACCATGCTCCTCCTGTCCGTCAAGGACCTCGACGACCGCGCGAAGCTGCTGAATCGGAGGCGCGGCTCCGTGTTCGGCCGGAACCACATCCAGCGGAATCGCCTCCTCGGCCACGAGCAGCTGATGGAGGACTACTTCGCCGAGGTACCTACCTATCCTCCCCATCTGTTCCGTAGGAGGTATCGCATGCGGCGTAGCTTGTTCGTCCGGATCGTGAAGGCCTACGAAGCCAATTCGAATTACTTCAAGCAACGTAGGAATGCCGTCGGGGTGATGGGTTTCAGCGCTTTCCAAAAGATCTCTGCTGGCATGAGGGTCATTAACTATGGCATCCCTGCGGATTACACCGACGAGTATCTTCGAATTGGTGAAGATACTACCACGGAGTCAGTCCGCAGGTTTGCTCGCATGATTATCAAGTTATTTGGGCCAACGTATCTCCGAGCTCCCAATGAGGATGACACGAAACGGTTGATGGAGATAAATGAGGAAAAAGGTTGA
- the LOC127322076 gene encoding probable 1-deoxy-D-xylulose-5-phosphate synthase 2, chloroplastic, which produces MALQASSPSMFRAAPVTAPASCRRQFQVRASPASSASSAGGGDGKVVMNKEQTKGAWKIEYSGEKPETPLLDTINYPVHMKNLSNTDLEQLSAELRAEIVHTVSKTGGHLSSSLGVVELSVALHHVFDTPEDKIIWDVGHQSYPHKILTGRRSRMHTIRKTSGLAGFPKRDESAHDAFGAGHSSTSISAALGMAVGRDLLGKKNHVISVIGDGAMTAGQAYEAMNNSGYLDSNMIVVLNDNKQVSLPTATMDGPSKPVGALSKALTRLQSSTKFRRLREAAKTVTKQIGGSTHEVAAKVDEYARGMISASGSSLFEELGLYYIGPVDGHNVEDLVTIFEKVKSMPAPGPVLVHIVTEKGKGYPPAEAAADKMHGVVKFDPRTGKQFKTKSPTLSYTQYFAESLIREAEVDDKVVAIHAAMGGGTGLNYFQKRFPERCFDVGIAEQHAVTFAAGLATEGLKPFCAIYSSFLQRGYDQVVHDVDLQRLPVRFALDRAGLVGADGPTHCGAFDVTYMACLPNMVVMAPADEAELMHMVATANAIDDRPSCFRFPRGNGIGAVLPLNNKGTALEVGKGRVLVGGTRVAILGYGTIVQACLKAAEALKEHGIFITVADARFCKPLDTELIRDLAAEHEILITAEEGSIGGFGSHVAHYLGLNGLLDGHLKLRSMFLPDRYIDHGAPEDQMEEAGLTPRHIAATVLSLLGRPLEALHLK; this is translated from the exons ATGGCGCTCCAAGCATCATCACCATCCATGTTCCGCGCGGCACCGGTCACCGCTCCCGCTTCTTGCCGTCGGCAG TTCCAAGTGCGCGCGAGCCCAGCATCCTCGGCTAGCAGCGCCGGTGGCGGCGATGGCAAGGTGGTGATGAACAAGGAACAGACGAAGGGCGCGTGGAAGATCGAATACTCCGGCGAGAAGCCCGAGACGCCGCTGCTGGACACGATCAACTACCCCGTCCACATGAAGAACCTCTCCAACACG GACTTGGAGCAGCTGTCGGCGGAGCTCCGTGCGGAGATCGTGCACACGGTGTCAAAGACCGGCGGCCACCTGAGCTCGAGCCTGGGCGTGGTGGAGCTCTCCGTCGCTCTGCACCACGTGTTCGACACGCCGGAGGACAAGATCATCTGGGACGTCGGACACCAGTCGTACCCGCACAAGATCCTGACGGGGCGGCGTTCGCGGATGCACACCATCCGCAAGACCTCCGGACTGGCAGGGTTCCCGAAGCGCGACGAGAGCGCGCACGACGCGTTCGGCGCCGGACACAGCTCCACGAGCATCTCCGCGGCGCTCGGGATGGCCGTGGGGCGCGACCTCCTCGGCAAAAAGAATCACGTCATCTCCGTGATCGGCGACGGCGCCATGACCGCAGGCCAGGCCTACGAGGCCATGAACAACTCCGGGTACCTCGACTCAAACATGATCGTCGTGCTCAACGACAACAAGCAGGTGTCACTACCGACGGCCACGATGGACGGTCCCTCCAAGCCCGTCGGCGCACTCAGCAAGGCGCTCACGAGGCTGCAGTCCAGCACCAAGTTCCGCCGCCTCCGTGAGGCCGCCAAGACCGTCACGAAGCAGATCGGCGGGTCGACGCACGAGGTGGCGGCCAAGGTGGACGAGTACGCGCGCGGCATGATCAGCGCGTCGGGATCGTCGCTCTTCGAGGAGCTGGGGCTCTACTACATCGGCCCCGTCGATGGGCACAACGTGGAGGACCTTGTCACAATCTTCGAAAAGGTCAAGTCCATGCCGGCTCCGGGGCCGGTGCTCGTCCACATCGTGACGGAGAAGGGGAAGGGATACCCGCCAGCGGAAGCCGCCGCCGACAAGATGCACGGTGTGGTCAAGTTTGACCCAAGGACAGGGAAGCAGTTCAAGACCAAGAGCCCGACGCTGTCGTACACGCAGTACTTCGCGGAGTCGCTGAtccgggaggcggaggtggaCGACAAGGTGGTGGCGATCCACGCGGCTATGGGCGGCGGCACGGGTCTCAACTACTTCCAGAAGCGGTTCCCGGAGCGGTGCTTCGACGTTGGCATCGCGGAGCAGCACGCCGTGACGTTCGCCGCGGGGCTCGCTACGGAAGGGCTGAAGCCGTTCTGCGCCATCTACTCCTCCTTCCTTCAGCGCGGATACGATCAGGTGGTGCACGACGTGGACCTACAGAGGCTGCCGGTCCGCTTCGCCCTGGACAGGGCGGGGCTCGTCGGCGCGGATGGCCCCACGCACTGCGGCGCATTCGACGTCACCTACATGGCATGCCTGCCTAACATGGTGGTCATGGCGCCCGCCGACGAGGCTGAGCTCATGCACATGGTCGCCACCGCCAACGCCATCGACGACCGCCCAAGCTGCTTCCGATTCCCCCGTGGCAACGGCATCGGCGCCGTCCTTCCTCTCAACAACAAAGGCACCGCCCTTGAGGTGGGCAAGGGGAGGGTGCTCGTCGGAGGAACCCGGGTGGCGATCCTGGGCTACGGCACGATTGTGCAGGCCTGCCTGAAGGCGGCCGAGGCGCTGAAAGAGCACGGCATCTTCATCACCGTGGCCGACGCCCGCTTCTGCAAGCCGCTCGACACGGAGCTCATCCGCGACCTCGCCGCCGAGCACGAGATTCTCATCACCGCCGAGGAAGGCTCCATCGGAGGCTTCGGCTCCCACGTTGCGCACTACCTTGGCCTCAACGGCCTCCTCGACGGCCACCTCAAA CTGAGATCGATGTTCCTACCCGACCGGTACATCGACCACGGCGCGCCGGAGGACCAGATGGAGGAGGCAGGGCTCACGCCGAGACACATTGCCGCCACGGTGCTGTCCCTGTTGGGTCGGCCATTGGAGGCACTCCACCTCAAGTGA